In a single window of the Panthera leo isolate Ple1 chromosome A1, P.leo_Ple1_pat1.1, whole genome shotgun sequence genome:
- the SHISA2 gene encoding protein shisa-2 homolog, with protein sequence MWGGRRSPAASPRNAASLLQLLLAALLAAGARASGEYCHGWLDAQGVWRIGFQCPERFDGGDATICCGSCALRYCCSSAEARLDQGGCDNDRQQGAGEPGRADKDGPDGSAVPIYVPFLIVGSVFVAFIILGSLVAACCCRCLRPKQEPQQSRAPGGSRLMETIPMIPSASTSRGSSSRQSSTAASSSSSANSGARAPPTRSQTNCCLPEGTMNNVYVNMPTNFSVLNCQQATQIVPHQGQFLHPPYVGYAVQHDSGPMTPVPPFLDSLQTGYRKIQAPFPHTNSEQKMYPAVTV encoded by the exons ATGTGGGGCGGACGCCGCTCGCCCGCCGCTTCCCCTCGGAACGCCGCTTCGCTCCTGCAGCTGCTGCTGGCCGCGCTCCTggcggcgggggcgcgggccAGCGGCGAGTACTGCCACGGCTGGCTGGACGCGCAGGGCGTCTGGCGCATCGGCTTCCAGTGCCCCGAGCGCTTCGACGGCGGCGACGCCACCATCTGCTGCGGCAGCTGCGCGCTGCGCTACTGCTGCTCCAGCGCGGAGGCGCGCCTGGACCAGGGCGGCTGCGACAACGACCGCCAGCAGGGCGCCGGCGAGCCTGGCCGGGCGGACAAAGACGGCCCAGACGGCTCGGCAG TCCCCATCTACGTACCGTTCCTCATCGTTGGGTCCGTCTTCGTCGCCTTCATCATCTTGGGGTCACTGGTGGCAGCGTGTTGCTGCAGGTGTCTCCGGCCGAAGCAGGAGCCCCAGCAGAGCCGCGCCCCCGGAGGGAGCCGCCTGATGGAGACCATCCCCATGATCCCCAGTGCCAGCACCTCGCGAGGGTCGTCCTCCCGCCAGTCCAGCACGGCtgccagctccagctccagcgcCAACTCGGGGGCCCGGGCGCCCCCAACGAGGTCACAGACCAACTGTTGCTTGCCCGAGGGGACCATGAACAACGTGTATGTCAACATGCCCACAAACTTCTCCGTGCTGAACTGTCAGCAGGCCACCCAGATCGTGCCCCATCAGGGGCAGTTCCTGCACCCCCCCTACGTGGGGTACGCGGTGCAGCACGACTCGGGGCCTATGACTCCTGTGCCCCCCTTCCTGGACAGCCTGCAGACGGGCTACCGGAAGATCCaagcccccttcccccacaccaaCAGCGAGCAGAAGATGTACCCAGCTGTGACCGTGTAG